AGGATGTGGTTCAGGCCGTGGCGGAAGGCAAATTCCACATCTACGCCATTCACACCGTGGAGGAAGGCATCGCGCTCCTGACCGGGCTACCGGCCGGAAGACTCCCGGACGGTTCCTTTGCGCCCGGTAGCGTCTTTGCGCGGGCGGATCTGCGTCTGCGCGAGTTTGCGGAGACGGCGCGACGGTACGCCGGCGAAGGGCTTCTGCCCGCCTGAAGCGCAAGGCAAAGCTCGATCTTGCGCCCTCATTTGCTCCGGGCCGACCCAGCCTTGCGGGCGCGGTCGTCCGCGGACGGCCAGAAAAGAAACGGCATCTGGCTGAGGTAAACCGAGGGCGTGAGCAAGATCTCGAAATACTGCTTAAGCTCTGCCTCCGTGAGATTCACTTCAGGCCAGGAGATGCGGATGGGGCGAGGCCGGCGGCTTTTTCCCCTGTTCTCTCGCATTTCGGCCACCTCGGGTGCCCCGCGGCCTGCCCGGAGGCGAGACAGGCCTGTACGGGGATTGTCCACTACCTCGGACGCGAACAAGCCACATCCGTCGCTCAATAGCCCAAGCTGCAGAGCTCGTGCCACAGGGCTCCGCTGCAGGTATCGGGAGAGTCAGCCTATTCCTTGAGTCAAGGGCAGGCTGTACGAGTTGGTCTGGCGCGGAAACGTGGAGGAATCGGCGATGTCCATTCAGCAAGCACTGGCTGGACTGGCAATTGGCGTCGCGGGCGGTATCGTGAGCGGCTTTTTTGGCGTGGGTGGGGCTGTGGTCATCGTGCCGGCCCTGGTTTTTCTATTGGGAATGGAGCAGCATCGGGCGCAGGGAACGTCCCTCGCGGCCCTTCTCCTCCCAGTTGGCTTCCTGGGCTTTTTGGAATACTATCGCAGGGGGAACGCCGATCTGCGGCTCGGGATGGCCATCGCCGTCGGTCTCTTCCTCGGGGCGTTCGCGGGAGGCTACCTCGCACAACTTCTGCCTTCCTTGGCGATGCGAAAAGCTTTCGGCGTGTTCTTGATCCTGGTGGGTGTTCGACTCCTTTGGCGGTAAGGAGGACGGTCTTTTCCGTTCGGGGAAGAGACGGGCAAGGCTGAAGGACGGTTTTTCTCGGTTTGGTGGGTTGCTACCTGCACCTACCGGGCCGGATTCCAGGGCGAAGAGAGATGGGTGCGGCAATTTCGGGCGGAACGAGGAGGCTTGCCGTGAGTACGAAGAGCGCGGCTGTGCTACGGGCGGGCATCGTTCTTTCTTTGACCGCTTCCACAACTTGTATGGGGGCGCCGGCGCAGAGCTCAGAGGTTTTCCGCCTGCGCAATGAGACGCTGGTCTGCGCCGTAACTTTGGCGGAGGGCCGGTTGCAGGCCGATACCGTCCGGTTGTGCCCGAAGGGTAAGGCAGGGCAGAGTCCGGTCCCTAACCGCTTGGTTACAGACGGCGACTTCCTCCTCGAGATCGTGTGGACGGGCTGGAAGGCGCCGGGCTTTGTCAACAACGCGGAGAACCCTCTCCGGCTGACGAAAGAGCATTTCCGTTTCTTGCGCGCGGAGTCCCTTTGCTCGGCGTCGGGCGCGCAGGAGCTGCGTCTTTACTTCCAGGGGGAGGAGGTTCCGTTTCAGCTCCTGATTTCCTACAGCCTTGGGCCCGCCGATTTCTTTGTGCGTCGCGTCGTTTGCGTTCGCGACAGCACAGGATCCCGTCACTTTCTGAGCGCGGCGCACCCGCGTCGAGGCTGGATAAGCCCGGTGCGGGAAGTTGTGAAGAGCGGAGGATTCGGTCAACCGATCGCGGGCCTGTCGTCTGATGGTGGCTTCTTTGCGGGCATGGAGTACCCCATCGCCACGAATCGGTTGGAGGCCCGAGGTGGAGGCTCGGCCTACTTCGACTGTTCCGTGGAAGTGGGAGAGGTGGTAGGCAGCTTGTGGCTCCAACTCGAGCCCGTTGTCGTGGGCCTCACCCCCGATCCTCACGTTCGGCTCTGGTTCTTCCGGTATCTCGACGCGGTCCGGGTAGCTCCGCTTCGGCCCTATTTGCTCTACAATAGCTGGTATGACCTACGGGCACCGGAGATGGTGCACGACTCCGGCCGCGTCCTCAACGAGCGTAATCTGCTCAGAACCATTGCACGGCTGCGGGCGGAGCTGGTCGAGAAGCGCGGCGTGCGGCTCGACGCAGTGGTCCTTGACGACGGCTGGGACGTCTACCGGAGCGACTGGAGGCTGCGCGAGCGGGAGTTTCCGCGCGGGTTGGATCCACTGCGCAGAGCGCTGGCAGACTTCGGAGCCTGTCTTGGCCTGTGGGTGGGGCCAATCGGCGGCTACTCGCATCGGGACTGGCGCATCCGGTACATGGGCGCGGTAGGCTACGAGACGGTAGGCGACCAGATGTGTGTGGCTGGCCAGCGATACAGCCGGCGCCTGAAGGAGCTTGTTACCGGATTCGTGCGCAACGACAGCGTGTTGTACTTCAAATGGGACGGAATTCAGTTCAGCTGCAGCGAGCCGAACCATGGTCACCTTCCGGGCATCTACTCGAGGCGCGCGACCATGGGGGCCGTAATTGACCTCTGCCGGAGTGTACGCGCTGTGAATCCGGCCGTCTTCACCAACGTGACCTCCGGTACGTGGCTCAGTCCCTGGTGGCTGCGCTACACCAACACGATCTGGATGCAAGGGGAAGACTACGGCTATGCGAATATCCCGTCCTACAGCCGCCGGGACCGGGCAATGACGTATCGGGATTACGTTCTCTACGATGACCTCGTTCGCCACGACTTCTGGTTTCCGGTGGCGAATCTGATGACGCACGGAATCATCAAGGGACAGCTGCAGCTCCTCGGAAGCGAGCGAGAGTCGCTTGAGGAGTTCACGAACGACGCCCTCCTCTACGTGGCCCGGGGACCTCTGATGTGGGAGCTGTACATTTCCCCGGATGTGCTGAGCGACGGCGAATGGGATGCGCTGTCGGCTGCGATTCACTGGGCCAAGGACCGCTGGACGCTGCTGGCACGTACGTTCATGGTCGGCGGCGACCCCGGTTTGCGCCAGCCCTACGCGTACGTACATTTCTGCGGTCGCAGAGGCGTAGTGGCTGCCCGGAATCCGGTAATCGAAGCACAGGAGCTGGCGATTCCCCTTTCCGCCGAGCTTGGGCTACAAGCCGGTGCCGACTCCCTGGTCATCGTCCAGACCTACCCGACGACTTGCGGCCGCGGAATCCATCGCGAAGGCGATACCCTGAAGGTGTCCCTCAGCGGATACGAGCTCGCCGTGTACGAAATCTTTCCCTCGGACTCTCTACCCTGGCCGGTTTGGAATGGGATGCACTATCGGGTTTCGGAGGTCTCGCCGGGCAAAATCACGCTGACGCTTCTGGGGGCGGAGCCCGGGAAGGCTGTGCGCCTTGTCAATCCCGATGGCATTATCGCCGCAAGGGACATCTCGGACCAGGCTGTAGATCCGGTTTCCTTAAGGGTACCTGCTCCGGAGGATCCGGCTGTCGCCTCGCCACTCCGCGCTACGGGAGCGGGTAGACAGTGCACGCTTTCGGCCGACGTTTCGATTGCCGTGAATACCCGCGAGGCGGTCGCCGCCTTTCTCCTCGAGCCGGAGGCTCCGTATGAGGACAAGCCGGGCCCCGCGGTGGTTTTGAGGGTCGATGGGAAGCGCGTGCAGGCGGAGGTGGAGGAAGAGAAGGGGCACTGGATCTGGCTTAAGGTGCCCGTGGCCCCGGGCAGACACCGAATCGAGCTCGCGCTGGAGATGGCCGATACCGTGCGGTCCTGGCAGGGCAGAGCGGGCCTCTGGCTTATTACCTACAGTCGGCCGGAGGGCGCACGAACAATCCGGGTCTCACTGCGCCGGCAAGCCGAGCCGCTATCCCTTCCGCCCTCACCGTGGACCGGCGACCTTTGGAAGCGAACAATCCAAGTGGGCAAGGCTGTGGTGCGCCTGCAGAGGAAAATTTAAGACTCCTTCTCGACACCCAGAGGAAAGGGAAGGGCAGAAGGCGGAATCAGACAGGACCTGAGCGGGACAAGGAGGAGCGACTGGCATGGCGTCGAAGGTATGGTGGGTACGGGCCTCTGCGTTAGAGCCTCTGGAAACGATCGCCGAGAAGGTTCGTGTCCTTTTCCGGGCCGCTGGTTTTGCCCGGGTGGTAGAGCCAGGGGAACTCGTTGCGATCAAGATGCACTTTGGGGAGAGGCACAACGACACGCACATCCGGCCGGAAATGGTTCGACCCATCGTGGAGGAAGTGCGGGCGAAGGGAGCGAAACCGTTCCTCGCGGATACCAACGTACTCTATCGCAGCGAGCGGAGCAATGCCGTCGACCATCTGCTTTTGGCAAGCCAGCATGGGTTCACGCCCGAACGGACAGGTGCCCCTGTACTGATCCTCGATGGCCTGCGAGGTAACCAGGAGCTGGAGGTGGAGATACCGGGTCGTATCTACCAGAGGGTCTCGCTCGCCGCGGGACTGGCGTTGGCTGATGCGCTGATTGCGGTTTCCCACGTCACAGGCCATGTGGCCATGGGGCTGGGGGGTACGCTCAAGAATCTGGGCATGGGCCTGGCAAGCCGAATGGGCAAGCTCCGCCAGCATTCGTCCACAAAGCCATCGGTCGATCCGCGGAACTGCACAGGATGCTGGGTGTGCAT
This sequence is a window from candidate division KSB1 bacterium. Protein-coding genes within it:
- a CDS encoding sulfite exporter TauE/SafE family protein, which produces MSIQQALAGLAIGVAGGIVSGFFGVGGAVVIVPALVFLLGMEQHRAQGTSLAALLLPVGFLGFLEYYRRGNADLRLGMAIAVGLFLGAFAGGYLAQLLPSLAMRKAFGVFLILVGVRLLWR
- a CDS encoding alpha-galactosidase, giving the protein MSTKSAAVLRAGIVLSLTASTTCMGAPAQSSEVFRLRNETLVCAVTLAEGRLQADTVRLCPKGKAGQSPVPNRLVTDGDFLLEIVWTGWKAPGFVNNAENPLRLTKEHFRFLRAESLCSASGAQELRLYFQGEEVPFQLLISYSLGPADFFVRRVVCVRDSTGSRHFLSAAHPRRGWISPVREVVKSGGFGQPIAGLSSDGGFFAGMEYPIATNRLEARGGGSAYFDCSVEVGEVVGSLWLQLEPVVVGLTPDPHVRLWFFRYLDAVRVAPLRPYLLYNSWYDLRAPEMVHDSGRVLNERNLLRTIARLRAELVEKRGVRLDAVVLDDGWDVYRSDWRLREREFPRGLDPLRRALADFGACLGLWVGPIGGYSHRDWRIRYMGAVGYETVGDQMCVAGQRYSRRLKELVTGFVRNDSVLYFKWDGIQFSCSEPNHGHLPGIYSRRATMGAVIDLCRSVRAVNPAVFTNVTSGTWLSPWWLRYTNTIWMQGEDYGYANIPSYSRRDRAMTYRDYVLYDDLVRHDFWFPVANLMTHGIIKGQLQLLGSERESLEEFTNDALLYVARGPLMWELYISPDVLSDGEWDALSAAIHWAKDRWTLLARTFMVGGDPGLRQPYAYVHFCGRRGVVAARNPVIEAQELAIPLSAELGLQAGADSLVIVQTYPTTCGRGIHREGDTLKVSLSGYELAVYEIFPSDSLPWPVWNGMHYRVSEVSPGKITLTLLGAEPGKAVRLVNPDGIIAARDISDQAVDPVSLRVPAPEDPAVASPLRATGAGRQCTLSADVSIAVNTREAVAAFLLEPEAPYEDKPGPAVVLRVDGKRVQAEVEEEKGHWIWLKVPVAPGRHRIELALEMADTVRSWQGRAGLWLITYSRPEGARTIRVSLRRQAEPLSLPPSPWTGDLWKRTIQVGKAVVRLQRKI
- a CDS encoding DUF362 domain-containing protein — its product is MASKVWWVRASALEPLETIAEKVRVLFRAAGFARVVEPGELVAIKMHFGERHNDTHIRPEMVRPIVEEVRAKGAKPFLADTNVLYRSERSNAVDHLLLASQHGFTPERTGAPVLILDGLRGNQELEVEIPGRIYQRVSLAAGLALADALIAVSHVTGHVAMGLGGTLKNLGMGLASRMGKLRQHSSTKPSVDPRNCTGCWVCIRWCPEDAIRKRGEVAWIDPDRCIGCGECLTVCRFDAVRHDWRVESRELQRRVAEHALGAAVNKRGKLACFDFVLNVTKDCDCLARKQVPIVPDVGLLASFDPVAIDAAALDLIRETAGNELFQFAYPHLDGREQLRHGELIGLGSTQYELEEVEV